ATTTACCAATCCAGTTGGCCTGCATGGTTTTAACCCGTTCCGGCCAACCGGTAAGTTTATCTAAATCAGTGAGTAATTGTTCGGCATAATCGGTGATTTTTAGGAACCATTGCCGGAGTAATTTTCTTTCTACTTTAGCACCCGATCGCCAAGATTTTCCTTCACTATCTACCTGTTCATTGGCCAACACAGTTTGATCGATAGGATCCCAATTCACTGCCGCTTCTTTTTGGTAGGCTAATCCCGATTCAAAAAACTGTAAAAATAGCCGTTGGGTCCAACGATAATATTCTGGGGAACAGGTGGCAACTTCTCTTTCCCAATCGATAGATAATCCTAACTGTTGTAATTGCCGTTTCATCTGGGCAATATTTTGATCAGTCCATTTTGCCGGAGGAACTCCCCTTTCAATAGCGGCATTTTCTGCGGGTAATCCGAAAGCATCCCACCCCATGGGATGCAGCACGCGATAACCCTGCATTCTTTTCAGACGGGCAATCACATCGGTAATAGTATAGTTGCGAACGTGACCCATGTGCAGGTTGCCCGATGGATAGGGGAACATGGAGAGGGCGTAAAATTTCGGTTTATCGGCGTTTTCTGGGGTTTTGTCCAATCCCATTTGCTGCCAAATCTTCTGCCATTTCTGTTCGATTTCTGCGGGGTTGTACTGCACTGGGGTTTTTTCTCCTGAGTTTTATCTATCCTTCCTATTTTACAGCAGCCGGCTGGGGGCGATTGTCAGTCTTGCGGTTATCTACCCTAGCAAAAACCCGATGGGTTTTAAGTAAGTGGTTCTAATTAAATATGAACATAGATTTTGCCTCCGATCCCCCCTCTCTATCCATTAGTCAGATCTTTCTTAACAAAAAGAGAAGAAACTTAAAAAAAGGGGAAACGATTGATAGGTATAGTTTTGAAAGAAGGAATTAAGGCCGAGGTGAGCAAAAAAATGGAGAAATGGGCAGCCCAAGAATTACAGTATGCAGACCTAGGGGACACGAGAAGAAAGAAAAGGTTAATCAGTATCGTAGAAAACTTGGCCAGTCAATTTAATACAAGTGTTCTATAAGCTTCGGAAAATCTAGCGGCAGCGAGTGCCACCTACGACTTTTGGAATTCACCCTATTTTCACCCCTCATATCTAATTGCCGCTCAAGCCAAAAGTACAGTAGAAAGAATCAAAGAACATCCAATAGTTTTGGCAGTTCAAGACACAACAAGTTTAGACTTTACGACGCAAAAAGCCAAAAAGGGAATGGGTTATCTAGACTGTAAAAAATCCTTTGGTCTCAAAGTTCATACCACATTAGGACTGTCACCGCAAGGAATACCTTTAGGACTGATTAATCAATATGTCTGGGCAAGAGAAGAAAAGAATTTAGGGATTGCCAAGCAGCGAAAAAAAAGAGAAACCCAAGAAAAAGAAAGTCAAAGATAGTTAAATTCTTTGTCAGAAACACAATAACAAATACCCGAAGAAATTCAAGTAGTAACAATCGGAGATTGTGAGGCAGACATATTTGATTTATTTGCCCAGTCAAGAAATCCTAACTCTCATTTATTAATCCGAGGAACTCATAAACGAAAAGTTAACTATCTCGAAGACAAGGAAAAGTCAGGGCATCCAGAGACTAAATATTTACATCAATCCATCAGAGAAATAAAAGCCTGTGGTACCCTAGATGTGCAAGTAAAACGCAATCCTAATCACGAGGCTAGACTAGCTAAACTAACAGTTAGATTTGCCAGTTTTGAAATACAAGTACCTAAGCATCACTCGAAAGCGAACCCTCGTCAACCGGTCAAATTACAGGGAATTTTAGCTGAAGAAGAAAATCCTCATCCCGGAGTTAATCCTATCAGTTGACTCCTCTTAACTAGCCTAGACATTAGTAGCTTTGAATCGGCGATAACCTGTGTGCGCTGGTATAGTTATCGCTGGTTGATAGAACGCTATCATTTTGTTTTAAAAAGTGGTTGTGGATTAGAAAAACTGCAATTAGAAACGGGTCGGAGAATTGAGATGGCTTTAGCTACCTATTCAATTGTAGCTTGGAGATTACTCTGGTTAACCTATCAAGCACGCTTACACGGAGAGGAGAGTTGTGAAAGTTTTTTGGAAGAACATGAATGGCAATCTTTGTGTGCCACTATTCATAAAAAGAGTCCGCCACCTGACAAGCCGCCCTCCTTTCGAGAAGCGGTCAGAATGATTGCTTCTCTTGGGGGGTTTTTAGGTAGAAAAGGCGACGGTGAACCAGGTGTTAAAACTATTTGGTTGGGACTGCGAAGGTTACATGATATCAGCGAGACTTGGAAACTATCTCATCAAATTAGTTCCCCCATAGAACCCCCTTGAGCCATCTGGCACACTTTTCTCTTTTTGTCAAATTTTATGTTAAGAAAGATGTGACTAATGGATAGCCTTAATAAGGGGGGCGGGGTGATCTGAAAGTTTTTAATACTTATCTACTTAATTAGGGTTTGCTGAAAAAGTAGGGGCGAAGCATTTGGGCATAACCTATCGCTGAAACCGTAGATTTCCTATCCGAATGCTTCGCCCCTACCCCAAATTTTTCTCTAGCAACGCACCAAATAAATTAATGATAGGTGTGGTGCGTTACGACGGATTGTTAGATTTAAGTTTAAGCAGAGATTATCGCCGTCTAACGCACCCTACATTTTACTACATTTTACTTGCAACAAGGAAATAATTCCTAATTTTAAGGAAGTCCCAGACAATAGAACGCCCCCCAGTAACGATAATCCTGAAAAGGCACTGCATCGGGAGCAAATTCGTCAAGCCACTTGATCAATTCGCCGATTTTCTGATAATTAGCCCCAGCAGTATTGACGTTGGGATCGTTAGTTTGGCGCATTTGTCGCCAAGTCTGATAAGCCTGCTGATAATCGACTGTCAAACTGTCCCGCCAGTCTTTTTGGCAAGTCTCCCGCAGCGCTTGACGAGCCTGATGTAGAGCCGTTAAACGTTCCTCTCCGGCCCGCCTGGCGCGATGGTACTCCCGGGAAAACAGCGCCGTAGCTCGATCAGTCACCGCCCAATGACTACTAATCACAGCACGAGCGCCCCCCAACAGAAAGCCTGTACCTAAGCTGAGGGGTTCGTCCAGTAATTCCGGTCGCAGGTTTCCCTCTTCATCTCGGAAACCGGCAAAACTGAGACCGGTTTCACAACAGGAGAGAAACACTTCCGACAATTCGGGAAAACGCCACAGGGGACTAAGTAAATCCCGGAGGGTGACTTTTTGCTCCCCGTCTAGGACGAGGTGGGAGTTGAGGGGATCATCGGGGCGGCTGGTGGCGTGGTGGCTGGAGAGCAACGCCTGCACTTGTTTCAGCAATTGCAGATAAGAGTCGGGGGTGACAGTGCGCCCCTGTAGCCGCCGTTGGCGAGGCACATTCCAGGTTTGGGCGACCCACTCACACTCTAGGGGAGTATAGGGCAAATCCTCTGTGGTGTTTTCCACAATCCCCAGGGTGTCGGGAGTGGGTTGCGATCGCTCTTGGCACAGTCCGAGAATTTTCGTACTGGGGACAAACTGAAGGCGAAAGCGATCGCCCAGTAGTTGACCTTGGGCGGTGGGTAGAAGGTCGAAGGGAATTTGGTGCAGGAACAGGTGGGGAATCAGAATTAACTCAGTGATGCCCTGGAGGTGCTGTTGGATGAGGGTGTCGAATTGCAGGCGGGTTGCCAGTTCTTGCAGACGAGTGGCCATAGCTTGGTGCCACTCATCCCGACGCTGCTGGCGGGATTGGGGGGTCTTTGCTTGATTAATCGCAATGTAGGGGTTAACCCAGTTGTCGATCAGCCAGTTTTGCAGGTCGTTGGCGGACTCCGGGGGATTGGGAATAGTGTGGCAGTTGACCCCTTCCCCGCCATCCCGGGAGGGGCGACGCAGGACAAAGATGTGGGTATGGGTGGCGGTGGTGTAGAAGCTGAGGAGGGCAGTCTGGGGGGATGGAAGCAGCGCCGTTAGCTCATCGAGTCGGGGTTGGGGTTGGGGTTGCTGAAGTTGGGCGGTGATGGCATCAAAGCGGTAGAGAGCGTCCCAGGCTTGACGTTCGGCGGCTTCGGCGGCCTGGAGTTGTTCCGTGGCAAAGCTGGCGCGGGTGTTACCGATGGGGTAGAGTTGGGGTTTCTGGGTGAATCCGGGCTGGTCGAGGGGGTTTTGACGGAGTTGGGATTGGATCTGACGGCTATCCTTAACCTGCTGATACCAGGCTTGGATCTCTGGGGGAACGCGCCCATCGGCGTAGAGGTCGCCCACAGCGATCAGGTCGGCGAGGCGTTTGGAGCGGGAACGTTCGACGGTTCGCAACGCCAGGGAGAGATCGCCTTGGTTAACGGCGGCTTGGATTAGGTTTTCATAAACGCCGATAGACTCGCGGACAATCTCTTGGCGAAGGACTTCACTGGTTGCCCAGGCGCGGCTTTGTTCAACGGCTTCCACGGCGGCGCTGTAGCCTTCGATGGCGATGTTCCACCAACCCTGCTGGAAACCGAGATTGCCTAAGCTGCGCCCAGTTCTCAGGGTGTCAGCCGGTAAGAGAGCGGGGTTGAGAAAGGAAAGTGCTTCTCGATAATTGGCGATCGCCCGTTCTAGGTTGGCTACCGGCTCTTTCCCCAGTTCGGCTTGGGTGCGGTAGGCATTGCCCAGATTAGTGAGGGTTCCGGCTAAATCCCTTTCTAATCCGGGTTGGCGGCGGATGGTGGTGGCTTCGGTGAGGGCAGCGATCGCCCGTTCTAGGTTGGCTACCGGCTCTTGACCCAGTTGGGCTTGGGTGTAGTAGGCTACGCCCAGATTAGTGAGGGTTCCGGCTAAATCCCTTTCTAATCCGGGTTGGCGGAAGATGGTGGTGGCTTCGGTATAGGCGGCGATCGCCCGTTCTAGGTTGGCCACTGGCTCTTTCCCTAGTTGGGCTTGGACGCAGTAGGCATTGCCCAGATTAGCGAGGGTTTGGGCTAAATCCCTTTCTAATCCCATTTCACGGCGGATGGTGGCGGCTTCCTTGAGGGCGGCCATCGCCCGTTCTAGGTTGACCACCGGCTCTTTCCCCAGTTCGGCTTGGGTGACGTAGGCATTGCCCAGATTATTGAGGGTTTCGGCTAAATCCCTTTCTAATCCGGGTTGGCGGCGGATGGTGGCGGCTTCCTTGAGGGCGGCCATCGCCCGTTCTAGGTTGACCACCGGCTCTTTCCCCAGTTCGGCTTGGGTGACGTAGGCATTGCCCAGATTATGGAGAGTTTGGGCTAAATCCCTTTCTAATCCCGGTTGGCGGCGGATAGTGGTGGCTTCGGTATAGGCGGCGATCGCCCGTGCTAGGTTAGCCACTGGATCTTTCCCCAGTTCGGCTTGAGTGCTGTAGGCATTGCCCAAATTATTGAGGGTTCGGGCTAAATCCCTTTCTAATCCCAGTTGGCGGCGGATGGTGGCGGCTTCGGTGTGGGCGGCGATCGCCCGTTCTAGGTTGGCTACCGGCTCTTTCCCTAGTTGGGCTTGGGTGCGGTAGGCTATGCCCAGATTAGTGAGGGTTTGGGCTAAATCCCTTTCTAATCCCAGTTGGCGGCGGATGGTGGTGGCTTCCGTGTAGGTGGCGATTGCCCGTTCTAGGTTAGCCACCGGCTCTTGCCCCAGTTGGGCTTGGACGCCGTAGGCATTGCCCAGATTATTGAGGGTTTGGGCTAAATCCCTTTCTAATCCCGGTTGGCGGCTGATGGTGGTGGCTTCGGTGAAGGCGGCGATTGCCTGTTCTAGGTTGGCCACCGGCTCTTGACCCAGTTGGGCTTGGGTGCCGTAGGCTATGCCCAGATTATTGAGGGTTGTGGCTAAATCCCTTTCTAATCCCGGTTGGCGGCGGATGGTGGTGGCTTCGTTGTAGGCGGCGATCGCCCGTTCTAGGTTGGCCACTGGCTCTTGACCCAGATCGGCTTGGGTGCAGTAGGCTATGCCCAGATTATTGAGGGTTTGGGCTAAATCCCTTTCTAATCCCGGTTGGCGGTAAGTTGTGGTGGCTTCGTTGTAGGCGGCGATTGCCCGTTCTAGGTTGGCCACGCAAAATTCGTATCCATAGACGGCAATGGCTAGGTTAATGCGTGGATTACCTTTAGGAAATTCACGAAAAGCATCAGCAAGGTAATAGAGTATTGCCGCTAGTTGGTAAGTTTCCTCTGGACTGGCTTGTTCCTTGGTATTATTTCCCCAAGCACGGAGGAGGTTAACTAAGTTTTCATCTAAGAGATGGAGGTTATTGTCGAGCAGGGGATAAATTACTTGGCGGTTTCCGTCACTTTCCTCGACAGTTTGCAGTAGGGTTTGTAAAAAACTGCCGTAGGGGTCTTGGTTGTCTCTGGGCGGTTCTAAAAATTGCTCTAACTGTTGCGCCATATTCAGCAACCATCTCCCTTCATTGCTGTCTCCTTGCTGTTCTAAGAAGCCTGCATACTGCTTCATCACAGCGACTAAGCCTGCATCAACTAATTCCGCGTTAGCCTCTAATAGCGCTGGTTCCTGACCATTTTCGCACTGGAGGAGCGCTTGGATTAGGGCTAAGTAAGCTTCTATTCTTGCTTCGTTCATGATTGGTTTTAGGTTTTAGTAGTTTTTAGTAGGGTGCGTTAGCGATAGCGTAACGCACCAAATAAATTAATGATAGATGTGGTGCGTTACGACGGATTGTTAGATTTAAGTTTAAGCAGAAATTGTCGCCGTCTAACGCACCCTACATTTTACTATTTGGGGATGGGGAGTGAGTGCGATCATGGATTTTAAGCTATAATCAAAGATGTTGATTTATCCCATGAAGTTTTTAGTAGGGTGCGCCCTTCGATAGCGTAACGCACCAAACAAATTAATGATAGATGTGGTGCGTTACGACGGATTGTTAGATGATTGAGTAGGGGCGAAGCATTCGGACAATAACCTATTACTGAAACCCTAGATTTCCTATCCGAATGCTTCGCCCGTACCCCGAATTTTTCTCTAGCAAACTCAATTGGGGATGGGGGGTGAGTGCGATCATGGATTTTAAGCTATAATCAAAGATGTTGATTTATCCCATGAAGTAACAATGTTATCGATTAATCTAGATCGAGAAACCGAGAACTATCTAGCAGACATCATTTCCGAAGAGAATATTAGCTCAGAAGAACTTCTGAAAAAACTCATTTACGAACATTGGCAAAGCTTAAAACCGCGTAAAACTTTATTACAACGCCGGGGAGGTCATCCTCAGCATCTTTTAGAAAATGCTCCACCTGATTTGTCATTGCGAGAAAACCGCAAAAAAGTAGTAGCAGAATATATACAAAACCATCATCAGCAAGATCATTCATGACAAATTATCCCCCCAAAATTATTACAGATAGCAGTATTTTATTCGCCTATTACAGTTCCCAAGATAATTATCATCGGGCTGTCGTCAACTTTTTTGAACAATGTTCCAGCGACTTGATTACAACTGTTGCTTGTATAACAGAAGTAATGTATCTTTTAAGCCATAATTATCGAACACAAAATGAATTTTTAAGTGATTTATCCCACCAGCTTTATCAATGTATTCCCCTTTTACCACAGGATTTTGCCAGAATTATACAACTGAATGAACAATACGCTGACCTACCGGGAGATTTTGCAGATCTATCTTTAATAACTATTTCTGAAAGACTTAATATTTCTGCAATTATTACCTTAGATAGTGACTTTGATATTTATCGCCGTTATCGAAAAGAACCTTTTGAACGAATCTATTTATAACAATAAAATTTCAGGGCTATTTTATTCTAAAACGTCATGTCATTAAGGGGAAGCAACCCTTCATCTATATCAGGAAAATTGTCTGTAATGTCTGGCAAAGTAGTCAGCAAAGAAAGTAGAGAACCAGAAGAAATCGGCTCAATGATTAAGCGATGACCTTCTTTGCGTAACAAAACCTCTGTGC
This portion of the Microcystis aeruginosa NIES-2549 genome encodes:
- a CDS encoding CHAT domain-containing tetratricopeptide repeat protein, whose protein sequence is MNEARIEAYLALIQALLQCENGQEPALLEANAELVDAGLVAVMKQYAGFLEQQGDSNEGRWLLNMAQQLEQFLEPPRDNQDPYGSFLQTLLQTVEESDGNRQVIYPLLDNNLHLLDENLVNLLRAWGNNTKEQASPEETYQLAAILYYLADAFREFPKGNPRINLAIAVYGYEFCVANLERAIAAYNEATTTYRQPGLERDLAQTLNNLGIAYCTQADLGQEPVANLERAIAAYNEATTIRRQPGLERDLATTLNNLGIAYGTQAQLGQEPVANLEQAIAAFTEATTISRQPGLERDLAQTLNNLGNAYGVQAQLGQEPVANLERAIATYTEATTIRRQLGLERDLAQTLTNLGIAYRTQAQLGKEPVANLERAIAAHTEAATIRRQLGLERDLARTLNNLGNAYSTQAELGKDPVANLARAIAAYTEATTIRRQPGLERDLAQTLHNLGNAYVTQAELGKEPVVNLERAMAALKEAATIRRQPGLERDLAETLNNLGNAYVTQAELGKEPVVNLERAMAALKEAATIRREMGLERDLAQTLANLGNAYCVQAQLGKEPVANLERAIAAYTEATTIFRQPGLERDLAGTLTNLGVAYYTQAQLGQEPVANLERAIAALTEATTIRRQPGLERDLAGTLTNLGNAYRTQAELGKEPVANLERAIANYREALSFLNPALLPADTLRTGRSLGNLGFQQGWWNIAIEGYSAAVEAVEQSRAWATSEVLRQEIVRESIGVYENLIQAAVNQGDLSLALRTVERSRSKRLADLIAVGDLYADGRVPPEIQAWYQQVKDSRQIQSQLRQNPLDQPGFTQKPQLYPIGNTRASFATEQLQAAEAAERQAWDALYRFDAITAQLQQPQPQPRLDELTALLPSPQTALLSFYTTATHTHIFVLRRPSRDGGEGVNCHTIPNPPESANDLQNWLIDNWVNPYIAINQAKTPQSRQQRRDEWHQAMATRLQELATRLQFDTLIQQHLQGITELILIPHLFLHQIPFDLLPTAQGQLLGDRFRLQFVPSTKILGLCQERSQPTPDTLGIVENTTEDLPYTPLECEWVAQTWNVPRQRRLQGRTVTPDSYLQLLKQVQALLSSHHATSRPDDPLNSHLVLDGEQKVTLRDLLSPLWRFPELSEVFLSCCETGLSFAGFRDEEGNLRPELLDEPLSLGTGFLLGGARAVISSHWAVTDRATALFSREYHRARRAGEERLTALHQARQALRETCQKDWRDSLTVDYQQAYQTWRQMRQTNDPNVNTAGANYQKIGELIKWLDEFAPDAVPFQDYRYWGAFYCLGLP
- a CDS encoding type II toxin-antitoxin system VapC family toxin, translating into MTNYPPKIITDSSILFAYYSSQDNYHRAVVNFFEQCSSDLITTVACITEVMYLLSHNYRTQNEFLSDLSHQLYQCIPLLPQDFARIIQLNEQYADLPGDFADLSLITISERLNISAIITLDSDFDIYRRYRKEPFERIYL
- a CDS encoding antitoxin, with the translated sequence MQNLRQVSLLTSGQEQVLNIPPELALSSTEVLLRKEGHRLIIEPISSGSLLSLLTTLPDITDNFPDIDEGLLPLNDMTF